From the genome of Pelomonas sp. SE-A7, one region includes:
- the nuoG gene encoding NADH-quinone oxidoreductase subunit NuoG, protein MVEIELDGKKVEVLEGSMVMHAAEKAGTYIPHFCYHKKLSIAANCRMCLVDVEKAPKPMPACATPVTQGMIVRTKSDKALKAQQGVMEFLLINHPLDCPICDQGGECQLQDLAVGYGGSKSRYSEEKRVVFHKNIGPLVSMEEMSRCIHCTRCVRFGQEIAGQMELGMAHRGEHSEIQTFVGRTVDSELSGNMIDICPVGALTSKPFRYSARTWELSRRKSVSPHDSTGANLVVQVKGNQVMRVVPLENEDVNECWIADRDRFSYEALNSDARLTAPMIKQGGAWKSVDWTTALEYVANGLKSIKNDHGAAAIGALGSAHSTVEELHLLAAITRGLGSENVDYRLRHADFGNAAEAGQARWLGTSIASLSSLDRAFVVGSFLRKDHPLFAQRLRQAARHGAKVSALGGAADDWLMPVAERVVAAPSRWVDELAGVAAAIAEASGSAAPVAATASEATKRIAASLLSGSRKAVLLGNAAAQHPQAAQLLSLANWIAEKTGATVGYLSDAANTVGAQLVKAQPGQGGLNAAEMLGAKAPKALLLLNTDPLHDAANPAAAAKALEAAEMVVVMSPFKTGLDYADVLLPTAPFTETSGSFVNAEGRLQSFVGVVKPLGETRPGWKILRVLANVLGLQGFQYESSEQVRNEALGVDADLTSRLSNAGNAAVQTGAAAGAIERLADVPIYAADALVRNATSLQLTADARNAPVAALSTQLWQQLGLGEGANTILVSQEGAGSAQLKAKLDAGLPANVIRVPAGLAETQALGAMFGSLTVAKV, encoded by the coding sequence ATGGTTGAAATCGAACTCGACGGCAAGAAGGTAGAGGTCCTTGAGGGCAGCATGGTGATGCATGCGGCCGAGAAGGCCGGCACCTACATCCCGCATTTCTGCTATCACAAGAAACTCTCCATCGCCGCCAACTGCCGCATGTGCCTGGTGGACGTGGAGAAGGCGCCCAAGCCGATGCCGGCCTGCGCCACGCCGGTGACGCAGGGCATGATCGTGCGCACCAAGAGCGACAAGGCGCTCAAGGCCCAGCAGGGCGTCATGGAATTCCTGCTGATCAACCATCCGCTGGATTGCCCGATCTGCGACCAGGGCGGCGAGTGCCAGCTGCAGGACCTGGCCGTGGGCTACGGCGGCAGCAAGTCGCGCTACTCGGAAGAGAAGCGCGTGGTGTTCCACAAGAACATCGGCCCGCTGGTCTCCATGGAGGAGATGAGCCGCTGCATCCACTGCACCCGCTGCGTGCGCTTCGGCCAGGAGATTGCCGGCCAGATGGAACTGGGCATGGCCCATCGCGGCGAGCACAGCGAGATCCAGACCTTCGTGGGCCGCACGGTCGATTCGGAGCTGTCGGGCAACATGATCGACATCTGCCCGGTCGGCGCGCTGACCAGCAAGCCTTTCCGCTACAGCGCCCGCACCTGGGAGCTGTCGCGCCGCAAGAGCGTATCGCCGCATGACTCCACCGGCGCCAACCTGGTCGTCCAGGTCAAGGGCAACCAGGTGATGCGCGTGGTGCCGCTGGAGAACGAGGACGTCAACGAGTGCTGGATCGCCGACCGCGACCGCTTCTCGTACGAGGCCTTGAACAGCGATGCCCGCCTGACCGCCCCGATGATCAAGCAGGGCGGCGCCTGGAAGAGCGTCGACTGGACCACGGCCCTGGAATACGTGGCCAACGGCCTGAAGAGCATCAAGAACGACCATGGCGCCGCTGCCATCGGCGCGCTCGGCTCGGCCCACAGCACGGTCGAGGAGCTGCACCTGCTGGCCGCCATCACCCGTGGCCTGGGCAGCGAAAACGTCGACTACCGCCTGCGTCACGCCGATTTCGGCAACGCGGCGGAAGCCGGCCAGGCCCGTTGGCTGGGCACGAGCATCGCCTCGCTGAGTTCGCTGGACCGCGCCTTCGTCGTCGGCTCCTTCCTGCGCAAGGACCACCCGCTGTTCGCGCAGCGCCTGCGCCAGGCCGCTCGGCACGGTGCCAAGGTCTCGGCCCTCGGCGGCGCTGCCGACGACTGGTTGATGCCGGTCGCCGAGCGCGTGGTCGCCGCGCCGAGTCGCTGGGTCGATGAGCTGGCTGGCGTGGCCGCCGCCATCGCCGAAGCTTCCGGCAGCGCCGCTCCGGTCGCCGCCACCGCTTCTGAAGCCACCAAGCGCATCGCCGCCTCGCTGCTGAGTGGCAGCCGCAAGGCCGTGCTGCTCGGCAATGCCGCTGCTCAGCATCCGCAGGCTGCGCAGCTGCTGTCGCTGGCCAACTGGATTGCCGAGAAGACCGGTGCCACCGTGGGCTACCTGAGCGACGCCGCCAACACGGTGGGCGCCCAGCTGGTCAAGGCCCAGCCGGGGCAGGGCGGCCTGAACGCTGCCGAGATGCTCGGCGCCAAGGCTCCCAAGGCCCTGCTGCTGCTGAACACCGATCCGCTGCACGACGCCGCCAACCCGGCCGCCGCCGCCAAGGCGCTGGAAGCTGCCGAGATGGTCGTGGTGATGAGCCCGTTCAAGACCGGCTTGGACTATGCCGACGTGCTGCTGCCGACGGCTCCGTTCACCGAGACCTCGGGCAGCTTTGTCAATGCCGAGGGCCGGCTGCAGAGCTTCGTCGGCGTGGTCAAGCCGCTGGGCGAGACCCGTCCGGGTTGGAAGATCCTGCGCGTGCTGGCCAATGTGCTGGGCCTGCAGGGCTTCCAGTACGAGAGCTCCGAGCAAGTCCGCAACGAAGCCCTGGGCGTCGATGCCGACCTGACGAGCCGCCTGAGCAACGCCGGCAATGCCGCGGTGCAGACGGGTGCCGCCGCCGGCGCCATCGAACGCCTGGCCGACGTGCCCATCTACGCCGCCGATGCCCTGGTCCGCAACGCCACCTCGCTGCAACTGACCGCCGATGCCCGCAATGCACCGGTGGCCGCCCTGTCGACCCAGCTGTGGCAGCAGCTGGGTCTGGGCGAGGGCGCCAACACCATCCTGGTCAGCCAGGAAGGTGCGGGCTCGGCCCAGCTCAAGGCCAAGCTCGACGCCGGCCTGCCGGCCAATGTGATCCGTGTGCCGGCCGGCCTGGCCGAAACGCAGGCCCTGGGCGCCATGTTCGGGTCGCTGACCGTGGCCAAGGTGTGA
- the nuoF gene encoding NADH-quinone oxidoreductase subunit NuoF encodes MLDLSKFQATGSETCFHDRHLGPQIYADLNGKNWSLKDYEARGGYAALRKILGKDGGEGLTQDQVIAEVKTSGLRGRGGAGFPTGLKWSFMPRQFPGQKYLVCNSDEGEPGTCKDRDILMYNPHIVIEGMAIAAYAMGIKVGYNYIHGEIFEVYERFEAALEEARAAGFLGDNIMGSDYSFQLHAFHGFGAYICGEETALLESLEGKKGQPRFKPPFPASFGLYGKPTTINNTETFAAVPWIIRNGGQPYLEIGKPNNGGTKIFSVSGDVNKPGNYEVPLGTPFEKLLELAGGVRTGRKLKAVIPGGSSAPVLPAEVMMQCTMDYDSIAKAGSMLGSGAVIVMDDSRCMVNSLLRLAYFYAHESCGQCTPCREGTGWMHRVIERIAHGKGRPEDIALLNSVADNIQGRTICALGDAAAMPVRAMLKHFKHEFVQMIEQAQSTAKAA; translated from the coding sequence ATGCTGGACCTTTCCAAATTCCAAGCCACCGGTTCCGAAACCTGTTTCCATGACCGCCATCTCGGTCCCCAGATCTACGCCGACCTGAACGGCAAGAACTGGAGCCTCAAGGACTACGAAGCCCGCGGCGGCTATGCCGCGCTGCGCAAGATCCTGGGCAAGGACGGCGGTGAGGGCCTGACGCAGGACCAGGTGATCGCCGAGGTCAAGACCTCGGGCCTGCGCGGCCGTGGCGGCGCCGGCTTCCCCACCGGCCTGAAGTGGAGCTTCATGCCGCGCCAGTTTCCGGGCCAGAAGTACCTGGTCTGCAACTCGGACGAGGGCGAGCCTGGCACATGCAAGGACCGCGACATCCTGATGTACAACCCGCACATCGTCATCGAAGGCATGGCGATCGCGGCCTACGCCATGGGCATCAAGGTCGGCTACAACTACATCCACGGCGAGATCTTCGAGGTCTACGAGCGCTTCGAGGCGGCCCTGGAAGAAGCCCGTGCCGCCGGCTTCCTCGGCGACAACATCATGGGTTCGGACTACAGCTTCCAGCTGCATGCCTTCCATGGTTTCGGCGCCTACATCTGCGGCGAAGAGACGGCCCTGCTCGAATCGCTGGAAGGCAAGAAAGGCCAGCCGCGCTTCAAGCCACCGTTCCCGGCTTCGTTCGGCCTGTACGGCAAGCCGACCACGATCAACAACACCGAGACCTTTGCCGCGGTGCCCTGGATCATCCGCAACGGTGGCCAGCCCTATCTGGAGATCGGCAAGCCCAACAACGGCGGCACCAAGATCTTCTCGGTCTCGGGCGACGTCAACAAGCCCGGCAACTACGAGGTGCCGCTGGGCACGCCGTTCGAGAAGCTGCTGGAGCTGGCCGGCGGTGTGCGCACCGGACGCAAGCTCAAGGCCGTGATCCCGGGTGGCTCGTCGGCGCCGGTGCTGCCGGCCGAGGTGATGATGCAGTGCACGATGGACTATGACTCCATCGCCAAGGCCGGCTCCATGCTGGGCTCGGGCGCCGTCATCGTGATGGACGACTCGCGCTGCATGGTCAACAGCCTGCTGCGCCTGGCCTACTTCTACGCCCACGAGAGCTGCGGCCAATGCACGCCCTGCCGCGAAGGCACGGGCTGGATGCACCGCGTGATCGAGCGCATCGCCCACGGCAAGGGCCGTCCCGAGGACATCGCTTTGCTGAACTCGGTCGCCGACAACATCCAGGGCCGCACCATCTGCGCGCTCGGCGATGCCGCGGCGATGCCGGTGCGGGCGATGCTCAAGCACTTCAAGCACGAGTTCGTGCAGATGATCGAACAGGCCCAGTCGACCGCCAAGGCGGCCTGA
- the nuoE gene encoding NADH-quinone oxidoreductase subunit NuoE gives MSTEYVLSEATAARFAREVAKYPAEQKQSAVMACLSIVQQEQGYVSRSSEDAIAAYLGMPAIAVYEVTTFYNMYNQQKLGQFKLNVCTNLPCQLRGGQQALEHLCSKLGVEEGGTTADGLITVQKSECQGACADAPVLLVNDRQMCSFMSHERLDQLVDTLKAHAAKN, from the coding sequence ATGAGCACTGAATACGTCTTGAGCGAAGCCACGGCGGCGCGCTTCGCCCGCGAGGTCGCGAAGTACCCGGCCGAGCAAAAGCAGTCGGCCGTGATGGCCTGCCTGAGCATCGTCCAGCAGGAGCAGGGCTATGTGTCCCGTTCCAGCGAGGACGCGATTGCGGCCTACCTGGGCATGCCCGCGATCGCGGTGTATGAGGTCACGACCTTCTACAACATGTACAACCAGCAGAAGCTGGGTCAGTTCAAGCTGAACGTCTGCACCAACCTGCCTTGCCAGCTGCGCGGCGGCCAGCAGGCGCTGGAGCACCTGTGCAGCAAGCTGGGCGTGGAAGAGGGCGGCACGACGGCCGACGGCCTGATCACCGTGCAGAAGAGCGAATGCCAGGGTGCCTGTGCCGATGCGCCGGTGCTGCTGGTCAACGACCGCCAGATGTGCAGCTTCATGAGCCATGAGCGCCTCGACCAACTGGTCGACACGCTGAAGGCCCACGCGGCCAAGAACTGA